One Halioglobus japonicus DNA segment encodes these proteins:
- a CDS encoding TAXI family TRAP transporter solute-binding subunit, with protein MVYRIRALFIIVAVIITLTSLYWSFRLLSPTPPKLLTMATGPAGSAYEKLGELYKETLAEHGVKVELISSRGAIENLEILKNGQADVGFATLGSPESEGAEELRSLGAMFFEPLWVFSNNSELDAGNVEKIRDLRISIGPPKSRSNSAARTLLSLNGVDPKTVEISEYEPAHAAALLKSSDIDAQFVVSNAISPVISELLRADGISLIDFERADAYMALYPELTKLVVPAGVGSFALNLPPEIRESSRSRRSLQYRKGYTRSHKACSLRRRNGFTATQNFFIGRVNSLKPEINSFC; from the coding sequence TTGGTTTACAGAATCAGGGCATTATTCATCATCGTGGCCGTCATCATAACTCTTACGAGCCTCTATTGGAGTTTTCGGTTGCTCAGCCCTACGCCTCCAAAACTACTGACTATGGCGACGGGACCTGCGGGCAGCGCCTACGAAAAATTGGGAGAGCTGTATAAGGAGACTCTCGCAGAACATGGCGTAAAGGTTGAACTGATAAGTAGTCGAGGTGCCATTGAAAATCTAGAGATATTGAAAAATGGACAAGCGGATGTAGGTTTCGCCACTCTAGGATCTCCCGAAAGTGAGGGCGCTGAAGAACTGCGCTCACTTGGAGCTATGTTTTTCGAGCCCCTGTGGGTTTTTAGCAATAACTCGGAACTTGATGCCGGCAACGTAGAGAAGATACGTGATCTTCGGATTTCAATCGGACCACCGAAAAGCAGATCGAACTCTGCTGCTAGGACACTGCTGTCTCTAAACGGTGTTGATCCGAAGACGGTGGAAATTTCTGAATATGAACCGGCACACGCTGCGGCGCTACTAAAGTCCTCCGACATCGACGCCCAATTTGTTGTCAGTAACGCTATTTCACCTGTTATAAGTGAGCTACTTCGAGCGGATGGCATATCGCTTATAGATTTCGAGCGCGCCGATGCCTATATGGCGCTCTATCCGGAACTAACAAAGCTTGTCGTCCCTGCAGGCGTTGGCAGCTTCGCCCTTAACCTGCCCCCCGAGATACGAGAGTCCTCGCGTTCACGGCGATCCTTGCAGTACAGGAAGGGCTACACCCGATCACACAAAGCCTGTTCCTTGAGGCGGCGGAACGGATTCACGGCGACCCAGAACTTTTTTATCGGGCGGGTGAATTCCCTCAAGCCCGAGATCAACTCATTCTGCTGA
- a CDS encoding hydroxymethylglutaryl-CoA lyase, whose product MNADSIVINEVGPRDGLQSQDRHLSVEERQRLIEALVDCGIAHIEAGSFVSPKAVPQMAGTGQLFAQLPEAVRPLLSALVPNMKGYELACKAGAQTVAVVVSATETMNQKNIGKSLDDTLAMARDIISRGHNEGVRVQAYLSVAFECPFEGLVAPATIERQAESLAAWGADEIVIADTIGAADPGAVRRLMDSLAANIGPERLACHFHDTRALGLANVYAAIESGVRRFDSSIGGLGGCPFAPGAKGNVATEDVVMLCERLGFITGIKMPALLQAVSLASELTGHPQGGRAHYWLTNNAA is encoded by the coding sequence ATGAACGCGGACAGCATCGTGATTAACGAAGTCGGTCCTCGCGACGGCCTGCAAAGCCAGGACCGCCACCTGAGCGTTGAAGAACGCCAGCGGCTCATTGAAGCACTCGTCGACTGTGGAATAGCGCATATCGAAGCCGGTAGTTTTGTCTCGCCGAAAGCCGTACCGCAGATGGCGGGTACCGGACAGCTCTTTGCACAATTGCCGGAGGCGGTGCGCCCGCTGCTGAGTGCGCTGGTACCGAACATGAAAGGCTATGAACTGGCCTGTAAAGCAGGCGCGCAAACCGTGGCCGTGGTTGTGTCGGCAACGGAAACCATGAACCAGAAAAACATCGGCAAGAGCCTCGACGACACACTCGCCATGGCCCGCGACATCATCAGCCGGGGACACAACGAAGGGGTTCGTGTTCAGGCCTACCTGTCGGTGGCCTTCGAATGTCCGTTTGAAGGCCTGGTCGCCCCCGCCACGATAGAGCGTCAGGCCGAATCGCTGGCGGCCTGGGGTGCCGATGAGATTGTCATCGCCGACACCATTGGCGCGGCTGACCCCGGCGCCGTGCGCCGCCTCATGGACTCGCTGGCAGCAAACATTGGACCCGAGCGACTCGCCTGCCACTTCCACGACACCCGCGCTCTGGGCCTGGCTAATGTGTACGCCGCTATCGAAAGTGGCGTACGACGCTTCGACAGTTCCATCGGTGGCCTCGGCGGCTGCCCCTTTGCTCCCGGTGCAAAGGGCAACGTCGCCACCGAGGATGTGGTCATGCTGTGCGAAAGGCTGGGATTTATTACCGGCATCAAAATGCCGGCGCTGCTGCAAGCCGTCAGCCTCGCCAGCGAACTGACCGGCCACCCTCAAGGTGGGCGGGCCCACTACTGGTTAACAAATAACGCTGCCTGA
- a CDS encoding zinc metallopeptidase — MLWVIIFIIAAACVFLPGLWVRHVMRKYSSPTDRYREQGSGAELARHLLDRFQLGHVKVEETPAGDHYDPTDKAVRLTPDNFDGHSLTAITIAAHEVGHAIQHERGEPLFLTRQKLAKAAYVGERIAGILLVAAPAIFVLTRVPQASALTLLIGVFSMALGTLVHLVTLPVEFDASYGKALPILREGEYLHDGDLEHAQRLLKAAALTYVAGSLASLLNLGRWIAVFRR; from the coding sequence ATGCTCTGGGTCATAATCTTCATCATTGCGGCGGCATGCGTCTTCCTTCCCGGCCTCTGGGTGAGACACGTGATGCGCAAATACAGCAGTCCCACAGACCGCTACCGGGAACAAGGCAGCGGCGCTGAACTCGCGCGGCATCTACTCGACCGCTTCCAACTCGGGCATGTAAAGGTGGAAGAGACGCCCGCCGGCGACCACTACGACCCGACCGACAAGGCCGTCCGCCTGACGCCCGACAACTTCGACGGCCACTCCCTGACCGCCATTACGATAGCCGCACACGAGGTTGGCCACGCTATCCAGCACGAGCGCGGCGAACCGCTCTTTCTGACCCGACAAAAACTCGCGAAAGCGGCTTACGTGGGCGAACGTATAGCTGGCATACTGCTGGTGGCTGCTCCCGCCATCTTTGTGCTCACCCGTGTGCCGCAGGCAAGCGCACTGACACTGCTTATCGGCGTATTTTCAATGGCACTGGGCACCCTGGTACATCTGGTCACCCTGCCCGTGGAATTCGACGCAAGTTACGGCAAGGCCCTGCCGATCCTGCGGGAGGGCGAGTACCTCCATGATGGAGACCTGGAGCATGCGCAGAGACTTCTGAAGGCCGCCGCGCTGACATACGTGGCGGGCTCCCTGGCGAGCCTGCTGAACCTCGGCCGATGGATCGCGGTATTTCGCAGATAA
- a CDS encoding sigma 54-interacting transcriptional regulator, with amino-acid sequence MNDSVSSQVKILIVGYRKFSELITAVIPEFAEQADITIVESLAHGNTEYHSLVARLEPDVVASAGSNAAYLANTLTQPVISQAVTDTDIIEALAKARRIASRIHLFSYQPERSLPSRLVENLPGLIDAELIHHNYSTSDEANEKLQLVMAEEAPEVIVGPSFTCHEAEKQGVATILVYSKDSARDMLRKCIDIARQQQGQLLPTGLSSSAEFVIRSDTMTAIARLAQTYAQSNGAVLIQGESGTGKEHIAKEIHHRGPFSEGPMVAVNCGSIPDELFESELFGHVEGAFTSARRGGRIGLIEQANGGTLYLDEVGEMPFSQQVKLLRVLQEKRVRPLGSNREVPVDFKLIAATNRDLMTAVNDGQFREDLYYRLNVFSLHIPPLRERIEDIAAIAGYYLADYGRKYGVEQSAKTVLPQVKKRFSAYGWPGNVRELQNFVERIVVNLAARPDRELSDEFIAGILPELQRNNAIRPTNSLREQEEASIRQAMQTFNGDKARVAESLGISTTTLWRRLRRMQQNNDNPINQISSGN; translated from the coding sequence ATGAACGATTCGGTGTCCAGCCAGGTCAAGATTCTGATTGTCGGGTACCGCAAGTTCAGCGAACTCATCACGGCTGTGATTCCTGAGTTCGCTGAGCAGGCGGATATCACCATCGTCGAATCGCTGGCCCACGGAAACACCGAATACCATAGCCTGGTCGCGCGGCTGGAGCCCGACGTGGTGGCCAGCGCTGGATCGAACGCGGCTTATCTGGCCAACACCTTGACGCAACCCGTCATCAGCCAGGCGGTGACCGACACCGACATTATTGAAGCGCTGGCGAAAGCCAGGCGCATCGCTTCGCGCATCCACCTGTTCAGCTACCAGCCCGAGCGCTCCTTGCCATCTCGCCTGGTGGAAAATCTGCCCGGGCTGATTGACGCCGAGCTGATTCACCACAACTACAGCACCTCTGACGAGGCGAACGAAAAGCTGCAGCTGGTCATGGCCGAAGAGGCTCCAGAGGTCATCGTCGGGCCGAGCTTTACCTGCCACGAGGCAGAGAAACAGGGCGTAGCCACTATTCTTGTCTACAGCAAGGATTCAGCCCGGGACATGTTGCGCAAGTGCATCGACATTGCGCGCCAGCAGCAGGGGCAGCTTTTGCCAACTGGCCTGAGCTCATCTGCTGAATTTGTGATCCGCTCCGACACCATGACGGCGATCGCACGCCTCGCTCAGACTTATGCACAAAGCAACGGCGCGGTACTTATCCAGGGCGAAAGCGGCACAGGTAAAGAGCATATTGCCAAGGAGATCCATCACCGAGGGCCCTTTTCCGAAGGCCCGATGGTGGCGGTGAACTGCGGCAGCATCCCCGACGAACTGTTTGAGAGCGAACTGTTCGGCCATGTCGAGGGGGCATTTACCAGCGCTCGACGCGGTGGCCGTATTGGACTTATAGAACAGGCCAATGGCGGCACGCTATATTTGGACGAGGTCGGCGAAATGCCCTTCTCGCAACAGGTAAAGCTGCTACGCGTACTCCAGGAGAAGCGGGTACGACCGCTGGGCAGCAACCGCGAGGTGCCAGTAGATTTCAAACTGATTGCCGCGACCAATCGGGACCTGATGACGGCGGTGAATGACGGTCAGTTTCGCGAAGACCTCTACTACCGCCTAAACGTTTTCTCGCTACACATTCCGCCACTCAGAGAACGCATTGAAGATATCGCCGCTATTGCGGGCTATTACCTTGCCGACTACGGCAGGAAGTACGGCGTCGAACAAAGTGCAAAGACCGTTTTACCCCAGGTGAAAAAGCGCTTCAGCGCCTATGGCTGGCCCGGTAACGTGCGCGAACTGCAGAATTTTGTCGAGCGCATTGTGGTGAATCTTGCGGCCCGTCCAGACCGTGAGCTCAGCGACGAATTCATCGCCGGCATATTGCCTGAACTCCAGCGCAATAACGCTATCAGGCCAACCAATTCCCTGCGCGAACAGGAAGAAGCATCGATCCGCCAGGCCATGCAGACATTTAACGGTGACAAGGCTCGCGTCGCTGAATCACTGGGCATTAGCACCACCACACTTTGGCGCAGGCTTCGACGCATGCAACAGAACAACGACAACCCCATCAACCAGATCTCAAGCGGTAATTAA
- a CDS encoding hydantoinase B/oxoprolinase family protein: MTASIIETNNAPLNTVDVEGVTVDIIENALRNAREEMDAVLFRTAMSPGIREQGDCFPMIANREGKMVVGQFGSFIGPFLDAYDDEIEEGDIILTNDPYMCNAAVSHLPDWVVLVPVFKDGRHIAWSAMFGHMSDNGGMVPGSIPIRATSIYQEGIRIPPTKLYKKGVLQSDLLELILHNVRTPQWNRFDLNALVAACNTAAKRCVELAERFGDEVLVSTMDTMLQRNHAAMKHIIEMFIPEEPREFEDYLCDDGMGMGPYRIRCKMWREGSTAIFDFDGTDPQAQSSVNFFLNEDMFKMFFGSFTINVVDPQIVFNDGFYDLVDVRIPQGTLLKPNFPAALSGRTHALGRIFDLLGALLGMGAPEQMLNAAGFSDSPHLFYSGYDDQGEWFQLFQIGFGGIPGRPVGDGPDGHSLWPGFTNVPNEFIESYFPLRIEQYATIPDSGGAGLHRGGNGLSVAYRFLADGEIGIHDERWLTYPWGVLGGETGQRSTKRLVRGDGSEEWLPAKIEGIKVKKGDLLYFNTWGGGGWGDPFQRDPLLVKQDVERRLVTAEGARRYGVVIDGDGEVDEAATNTLRSRLSSERGEVTVFNRGGSIDELKARCLEETHLFAPVSPSFIKAS, translated from the coding sequence ATGACAGCCTCAATTATCGAAACCAATAACGCGCCGCTTAACACTGTTGACGTTGAAGGTGTAACCGTCGACATCATCGAAAATGCCCTGCGCAACGCGCGCGAAGAAATGGACGCGGTGTTATTCAGAACAGCCATGTCACCAGGCATTCGCGAACAGGGCGATTGCTTCCCGATGATCGCCAATCGCGAGGGCAAGATGGTCGTCGGTCAGTTCGGATCGTTCATCGGCCCCTTCCTGGACGCCTACGATGACGAAATCGAGGAAGGCGATATCATCCTCACCAACGACCCCTACATGTGTAATGCCGCTGTGTCCCACCTGCCCGACTGGGTGGTGCTGGTGCCGGTGTTCAAGGATGGCCGTCACATTGCATGGTCCGCAATGTTTGGCCATATGTCGGACAACGGCGGCATGGTACCGGGATCCATACCGATTCGGGCGACCTCGATTTACCAGGAAGGGATTAGAATCCCGCCCACCAAGCTATACAAAAAAGGCGTACTGCAAAGCGACCTGCTGGAACTCATTCTGCACAATGTGCGTACGCCCCAGTGGAACCGCTTTGACCTCAACGCACTGGTAGCAGCTTGTAATACCGCGGCAAAGCGCTGCGTGGAACTGGCGGAACGCTTTGGCGACGAAGTGCTCGTGTCCACCATGGACACTATGCTGCAACGCAATCACGCCGCGATGAAGCACATAATCGAGATGTTTATTCCCGAAGAACCTCGGGAGTTTGAAGACTATCTGTGTGACGACGGCATGGGCATGGGCCCGTACCGGATTCGCTGCAAGATGTGGCGCGAAGGCTCAACCGCCATCTTCGATTTTGATGGCACCGATCCGCAGGCACAAAGCTCGGTAAACTTCTTTCTCAACGAAGACATGTTCAAGATGTTCTTCGGCTCGTTCACGATTAACGTGGTCGACCCGCAAATCGTGTTCAACGATGGTTTCTACGACCTGGTCGATGTGCGCATTCCCCAGGGTACGCTGCTCAAGCCCAACTTCCCGGCCGCGCTATCTGGCCGCACCCATGCACTGGGACGCATCTTCGACCTGCTCGGCGCGCTACTGGGTATGGGTGCACCGGAGCAAATGCTCAACGCCGCAGGCTTCTCCGATTCACCGCACCTGTTCTACTCCGGCTACGACGACCAGGGAGAATGGTTCCAATTGTTCCAGATCGGTTTCGGCGGCATCCCCGGCCGGCCGGTAGGCGACGGACCCGACGGTCACTCCTTGTGGCCCGGGTTCACTAACGTGCCCAATGAATTCATTGAGTCCTATTTCCCGCTGCGTATTGAGCAGTACGCGACAATCCCCGATTCCGGCGGCGCAGGTTTACACCGTGGCGGCAATGGCCTGAGCGTGGCCTATCGCTTTCTCGCCGACGGTGAAATCGGCATCCACGACGAACGCTGGCTGACCTATCCATGGGGCGTGCTCGGCGGCGAGACCGGCCAGCGCTCTACCAAGCGTCTGGTACGTGGCGACGGCAGCGAAGAATGGCTGCCGGCCAAAATCGAAGGCATTAAGGTGAAGAAAGGCGACCTGCTGTATTTCAACACCTGGGGCGGTGGAGGTTGGGGCGACCCATTCCAGCGCGACCCGCTCCTGGTGAAGCAGGATGTGGAACGCCGTCTGGTCACTGCTGAAGGCGCGAGACGCTATGGCGTTGTCATCGACGGCGACGGCGAAGTAGACGAAGCCGCCACCAACACCTTGCGCAGCCGGCTCAGTAGCGAGCGAGGTGAGGTGACCGTGTTCAATCGCGGCGGCAGCATCGATGAGCTCAAAGCACGCTGCCTGGAAGAAACCCACCTGTTCGCCCCAGTGTCACCGAGCTTCATCAAGGCGAGCTGA
- a CDS encoding VOC family protein produces MLKKVHHINLLVKDLASAILTYQQAFALDAIEYGELDGRGVKTARFKAGETWIVLIEPTNPDGVPGRHLDEHGEGLFMLSFEVDNLNSAAAQIDTAVSGLADTPQRTGLEGWQVLDLAPTTFHGAVLQLTEENDD; encoded by the coding sequence ATGCTCAAGAAAGTTCACCATATCAATCTGCTGGTCAAGGATTTGGCCAGCGCCATCCTTACTTATCAACAGGCCTTTGCCCTCGATGCAATCGAGTACGGCGAGCTCGACGGCCGTGGCGTCAAGACCGCCCGCTTCAAAGCCGGTGAAACCTGGATCGTGCTCATCGAGCCGACCAACCCCGACGGCGTTCCCGGCAGACATCTTGACGAACACGGCGAAGGCCTGTTCATGTTGTCTTTCGAAGTGGACAACCTGAACAGCGCAGCAGCGCAGATTGACACCGCCGTTTCAGGCCTGGCGGACACCCCGCAGCGCACAGGCCTCGAAGGCTGGCAGGTGCTCGACCTCGCCCCCACCACATTCCATGGTGCGGTATTGCAATTGACCGAGGAAAACGACGACTGA
- a CDS encoding CaiB/BaiF CoA transferase family protein, with the protein MTKKPLAGVRVLDLTHMLSGPYGAMILADLGAETIKVEPLQGEGTRKLLATDPANSLDGMGAYFITLNRNKQSVAIDLKSTAGKAEFYRLVEQSDIVISNFGAGVPERLGIDYATLSEINPRIITCTVTGFGSDGPSCKDPAFDQVAQATGGGMSITGVDTDHPVRAGIPIGDLGGGMFGVMGILAALYEREQSGHGQHVDIAMLDCQISLLNYMATMHFLSGEDPYPIGNAHFVHVPYNTFRCADGFIVIAVITDNFWQNLKQVVPCPAFDDPALDEQPGRWAAKDVIEENLNAMLQEQSCDYWLEKLKQQRIPCAPVNQLSQALRDPQVKHRNMVVELHHPDGDSTYGPGNPIKLSRADDDVFTAAPLLGQHTDNVFTELLGYDQAHITRLKQQGVIA; encoded by the coding sequence ATGACGAAAAAACCACTCGCTGGGGTGCGCGTTCTGGACCTGACTCATATGCTGTCAGGGCCCTATGGCGCCATGATTCTGGCAGATCTCGGTGCTGAAACGATCAAGGTGGAGCCGCTACAGGGTGAAGGCACCCGGAAACTGCTGGCCACCGATCCGGCCAACTCCCTGGACGGGATGGGCGCCTACTTCATTACCCTGAACCGCAATAAACAAAGTGTCGCCATCGACCTCAAAAGCACCGCGGGCAAGGCAGAGTTCTATCGCCTGGTGGAGCAATCCGACATCGTCATCAGCAACTTCGGCGCAGGGGTACCCGAGCGTCTCGGCATCGACTATGCCACCCTGAGCGAGATCAACCCACGCATAATTACTTGCACGGTAACGGGCTTTGGCTCGGACGGCCCCAGCTGCAAGGATCCTGCCTTTGACCAGGTGGCACAGGCCACCGGTGGCGGTATGTCGATTACCGGCGTCGACACCGATCACCCGGTGCGGGCCGGTATTCCTATCGGCGATCTGGGCGGTGGCATGTTCGGCGTAATGGGCATACTCGCGGCCTTGTATGAACGTGAACAAAGCGGCCATGGGCAACACGTGGATATTGCCATGCTCGATTGCCAGATCTCACTGCTCAACTACATGGCCACCATGCACTTCCTGTCAGGTGAGGACCCCTACCCCATCGGCAATGCGCACTTTGTGCACGTGCCCTACAACACCTTTCGCTGCGCCGATGGGTTCATCGTCATTGCCGTGATTACCGATAATTTCTGGCAAAACCTGAAGCAGGTGGTGCCCTGCCCCGCTTTCGACGATCCCGCTCTGGATGAGCAACCCGGGCGATGGGCCGCCAAGGATGTCATTGAAGAAAACCTGAACGCGATGCTTCAGGAGCAGAGCTGCGACTACTGGCTGGAGAAGCTTAAGCAGCAGCGCATTCCCTGCGCGCCGGTCAATCAACTCAGCCAGGCCCTGCGGGATCCCCAGGTGAAGCACCGCAATATGGTGGTGGAGCTGCACCACCCGGATGGTGACAGCACCTACGGTCCCGGCAACCCCATCAAGCTGTCGCGCGCAGACGACGATGTGTTCACCGCTGCACCACTGCTGGGCCAGCACACCGACAATGTATTCACCGAGCTGCTGGGCTACGACCAGGCGCACATTACTCGATTGAAGCAACAGGGAGTGATTGCATGA
- a CDS encoding TonB-dependent receptor produces the protein MYVRKKPLVAGLAAVLATLTTGPAALAQSESMTIEEVVVTARKRTENLQDVPIAISAISETTINRAGVERASDYIALIPNVTLVDTANVGDTQVSIRGVVSTRDAESTFAYVVDGVLSTNPNSFNEELFDVQQIEVLKGPQGALYGRNAVAGAILVTTKMPSDEFEAKIGGGVGNNDSYKVNAMVSGPIAGENVLGRFAISTRETDGHYENIFTNKDDAVDFIKDTSMRGRIVWNVNEDMSLDFRGGYSEVEAGAINFNAAFAIPAFEAAFGAPAYFQDVNDLDFRYTSNTPGENEQETMDLSVKLDWDLGWADLVTYVAYNDLEEYLLSDGTSATFYGYEVNPSCQADRAELNSFSRPDLYGPFFDPYGVLPPGPDTDFQGVYGPYTATSCDGYQYQERNQEDLSIDARLVSAGTDSLRWIAGVYMAEIEREVVVAYGADQGQGFLRQPYVPADGPNPTDLLFWDDFDTTVYAVYGQLEFDLTETLELAIAGRYDYEDREVSNKVPNVNGSGLNGNLNDPAFSGNPVPINPAYVNNANGIPDRDDSFSQFQPKVTLNWATTDNINLYASYGIGFRSGGFNSVGTEDLLNFWFNSGFGGPGELVDAQISVTDDYDKEVSTTYELGFKSELFDNRLRLNAAVFRNEVEDNQFFEFFAGPFGLLRSVTTIDEMYVQGFEADFQWLATEGLTFYGGIGLLDSEIEKNKNRPLSEGNDVPQAPDTTGNLGAEWVFPIGGVDLVTRLDWQYVGETWFHTLQGEQTPTIWNFLFQAPGAFAQDFSRSSRDAYDTLNLRVGLEAENWTVTAWGRNITDEEYLQEVIPAPEFGGSFNHQSGLRSYGVDFTYMF, from the coding sequence ATGTATGTAAGAAAAAAACCATTGGTAGCAGGGCTGGCGGCAGTATTGGCCACTCTTACAACGGGGCCGGCTGCATTGGCCCAATCGGAATCCATGACCATCGAAGAGGTGGTAGTGACTGCGCGGAAACGCACGGAAAACCTGCAGGATGTACCGATTGCCATCAGTGCCATCAGCGAAACCACCATTAACCGCGCCGGTGTTGAGCGCGCCTCAGACTACATTGCGCTAATCCCTAATGTGACTCTGGTGGACACTGCTAACGTCGGCGACACCCAGGTCAGTATTCGCGGTGTGGTCTCCACGCGGGACGCGGAATCCACCTTCGCCTATGTGGTTGATGGCGTACTGAGCACGAACCCGAACAGCTTTAACGAGGAACTGTTCGACGTTCAGCAAATTGAAGTATTGAAGGGCCCCCAGGGTGCGCTGTATGGCCGCAATGCCGTCGCGGGCGCGATTCTCGTCACAACCAAAATGCCCAGCGACGAGTTCGAGGCGAAGATTGGCGGCGGCGTTGGCAACAACGACAGCTACAAAGTCAATGCCATGGTCAGCGGCCCAATTGCCGGTGAAAACGTGCTCGGTCGCTTCGCGATATCCACCCGCGAGACCGATGGCCACTACGAGAACATCTTCACCAACAAAGATGACGCCGTGGACTTTATAAAGGATACCAGCATGCGAGGTCGCATTGTCTGGAACGTCAACGAGGACATGAGCCTGGACTTCCGAGGTGGCTACAGTGAGGTAGAAGCCGGCGCGATCAACTTTAACGCTGCCTTCGCCATCCCCGCCTTCGAGGCAGCATTTGGTGCGCCCGCCTACTTTCAGGATGTGAATGATCTGGATTTTCGCTACACCTCCAACACGCCCGGCGAAAACGAACAGGAGACCATGGATCTCTCTGTGAAGCTCGACTGGGACCTCGGCTGGGCTGACTTGGTGACCTACGTCGCTTACAACGACCTTGAGGAATACCTGCTGTCAGACGGCACCAGTGCCACGTTCTACGGCTACGAGGTCAACCCCAGCTGTCAGGCAGACCGGGCGGAACTCAACAGTTTCTCCCGACCGGACCTTTACGGCCCCTTCTTCGACCCATACGGTGTACTGCCTCCGGGCCCCGACACTGACTTCCAGGGCGTATACGGCCCCTATACGGCCACTAGCTGCGATGGCTACCAGTATCAGGAACGCAACCAGGAAGACCTGAGTATCGATGCCCGCCTGGTTTCTGCCGGTACGGACAGCCTTCGCTGGATTGCCGGTGTATACATGGCCGAGATTGAACGTGAGGTTGTGGTGGCCTATGGTGCCGATCAAGGTCAGGGCTTCCTGCGCCAGCCCTACGTGCCTGCTGATGGCCCCAACCCCACTGACCTGCTGTTCTGGGATGACTTCGACACCACGGTCTACGCAGTGTATGGCCAGCTCGAGTTCGACCTCACCGAGACACTGGAGCTCGCCATCGCCGGTCGCTACGACTATGAAGATCGCGAGGTCAGCAACAAGGTACCGAATGTAAACGGCTCTGGTTTGAACGGAAACCTGAATGACCCCGCGTTTTCCGGCAACCCAGTGCCAATCAACCCGGCTTACGTGAACAACGCGAACGGTATCCCCGACCGCGACGACAGCTTCAGTCAGTTCCAGCCGAAGGTCACATTGAACTGGGCGACCACAGACAACATCAATCTGTACGCCAGCTACGGCATCGGCTTCCGCAGCGGTGGTTTCAACTCGGTGGGTACCGAAGACTTGCTGAACTTCTGGTTTAACTCGGGTTTTGGCGGCCCCGGTGAACTCGTGGACGCGCAGATTTCGGTCACCGATGACTACGACAAAGAGGTGTCGACCACCTACGAGCTGGGCTTCAAGTCCGAGCTGTTTGACAACCGCCTGCGTTTGAACGCAGCGGTGTTCCGCAACGAGGTGGAAGACAACCAGTTCTTCGAGTTCTTTGCCGGCCCCTTCGGTCTGCTGCGCTCGGTCACCACGATCGATGAGATGTATGTGCAGGGCTTTGAAGCCGACTTCCAGTGGTTAGCCACTGAAGGCCTGACCTTCTACGGCGGCATCGGCCTGCTCGATTCCGAGATCGAGAAAAACAAGAACCGCCCCCTGTCTGAAGGCAACGATGTACCCCAGGCACCGGACACCACCGGCAACCTGGGCGCTGAGTGGGTCTTCCCCATTGGTGGCGTCGATCTGGTGACCCGCCTGGACTGGCAGTACGTGGGCGAGACCTGGTTCCACACTCTGCAGGGTGAACAGACCCCAACCATCTGGAACTTCCTGTTCCAGGCCCCCGGCGCCTTCGCCCAGGACTTCAGCAGATCGTCACGCGATGCCTACGACACGCTGAACCTGCGCGTGGGTCTGGAAGCCGAGAACTGGACCGTCACCGCGTGGGGACGCAACATCACCGACGAAGAGTACCTTCAGGAAGTGATTCCCGCGCCCGAGTTCGGTGGCAGCTTCAACCACCAGTCTGGCCTGCGCTCCTACGGAGTGGATTTCACTTACATGTTCTAA
- a CDS encoding DUF6435 family protein, producing the protein MFDIFRRSPVKQLKKQHEMLLTKAFQAQRNGDIRQYSLLTAEAEALREEIEAMEKQAH; encoded by the coding sequence GTGTTCGATATATTTCGGCGCTCCCCCGTCAAGCAACTGAAGAAACAACACGAAATGCTGCTGACCAAGGCCTTTCAGGCACAGCGCAACGGCGATATTCGGCAGTATTCATTGCTTACCGCCGAAGCGGAGGCCCTGCGTGAAGAAATCGAGGCCATGGAAAAGCAGGCTCACTGA